The stretch of DNA CAGCCGATTGGCATTTTAGACAGCACCAAAGCCGAGGAGTTTCGGCAGTCCGTAGAGGACATGCTACAAAACGGCGCTGACATTATCCTGGTTGACCTCAAAGATATTACCTTTATCGACAGCTCTGGCCTGGGCACCTTGGTCGTGCTGCTCAAAAAAATCCGAGGCAT from Leptolyngbya sp. KIOST-1 encodes:
- a CDS encoding STAS domain-containing protein; amino-acid sequence: MSLNVQVIQPIGILDSTKAEEFRQSVEDMLQNGADIILVDLKDITFIDSSGLGTLVVLLKKIRGMNRSLCICSINDQVRMLFELTSMDRVFEIYEDRQAFETTKLKVS